In a single window of the Nicotiana tomentosiformis chromosome 8, ASM39032v3, whole genome shotgun sequence genome:
- the LOC138897090 gene encoding uncharacterized protein encodes MAERFFEDNRISFSRNDLPPEGDAHNKALHLTVKCEGYYVKRIMLDGGSGVDICPLSTLKMMEIGIERIKPNNVCVRAFDGVKRDTIRDISLILTIGPVDFEVTFQVLDMDTPYNFLLGRPWIHAAGAVPSTLHQMVKFEHENQEIVVHGEDEQSIYKDPSVPYLEARDGSKHIIYQAFEIVLADQCKEGTPCPQPCLSSASIMVTSKMIKHGSNNADLNNMTCLRTSCLDPKTLSNPKKINQELEYDEDEAFREINQEFKQFENKSKPNLNETKPVNLASSEEIKETIISIHVEEKTRDALIWLLFEFKDMFAWSYDDMPGLSVDLVVHKLPTYPAGVIRVVRYSTWLANIVPVPKKDGKIRVCVDYRDLNKASPKDNFPLPNIHILIDSCAKHEIQCFVDCYARYHQVLMDEEDAEKTAFTTPWCSYCYRVMPFSLKDAGATYMRAMTAIFHDMMHQEIEVYVDDAIIKSRMQEDHMKDLRKFFERLRKYDLKLNPAKCAFRVPSGKLLGFIVSRRGIELDPTKIKSI; translated from the exons ATGGCAGAGCGATTTTTTGAGGACAACCGAATCTCCTTCAGTCGAAACGACTTGCCTCCCGAAGGAGACGCCCACAACAAGGCCCTTCACTTGACTGTCAAGTGTGAGGGATACTATGTGAAAAGAATCATGTTAGACGGTGGGTCCGGAGTCGATATTTGCCCTCTATCAACATTGAAGATGATGGAAATTGGGATTGAAAGGATTAAACCAAACAATGTTTGCGTGCGTGCTTTCGATGGTGTCAAGAGGGACACAATAAGGGATATTAGCTTAATCTTAACCATTGGCCCCGTAGATTTTGAAGTAACATTTCAAGTTCTGGACATGGACACTCCCTATAACTTTCTGTtaggaagaccatggatccatgCAGCAGGAGCCGTGCCCTCTACTCTCCATCAaatggtcaagtttgaacatGAGAACCAAGAAATAGTGGTCCATGGAGAAGATGAACAGTCAATCTACAAGGACCCGTCAGTCCCATACCTCGAGGCAAGAGACGGAAGCAAGCACATCATCTATCAAGCCTTCGAAATTGTGCTCGCCGACCAGTGCAAGGAAGGAACCCCATGCCCTCAACCTTGTTTATCAAGCGCATCAATCATGGTCACCAGCAAAATGATCAAGCATGG TTCTAATAATGCGGATTTAAATaatatgacatgcttgcggacttcatgcctagatcctaaaacgctgtctAACCCCAAAAAAATAAATCAAGAACTAGAATATGATGAAGACGAGGCTTTTAGGGAAATAAATCAAGAATTTAAACAATTTGAGAATAAGTCTAAGCCAAACCTAAATGAAACAAAGCCAGTTAATTTGGCCAGTTCAGAAGAGATCAAAGAGACCATAATAAGCATTCACGTCGAGGAAAAAACTAGAGATGCACTGATCTGGCTCTTGTTTGAATTTAAAGACATGTTTGCCTGGTCTTACGATGATATGCCAGGACTAAGTGTCGATCTAGTGGTACACAAGTTGCCAACTTATCCCG CTGGTGTAATCAGAGTAGTCCGATACAGCACATGGTTGGCCAATATAGTCCCAGTGCCAAAGAAGGACGGAAAAATCCGAGTATGTGTGGACTATAgagatttgaacaaagcaagcCCTAAGGACAACTTCCCATTACCCAACATCCACATTCTTATCGACAGTTGTGCCAAACATGAGATACAgtgttttgtggattgttatgctCGGTATCACCAAGtcctgatggatgaagaagatgcagaaaagacagctTTCACCACACCATGGTGCAGttactgctacagggtcatgccattcagtTTGAAAGACGCCGGGGCAACTTATATGAGGGCTATGACTgctattttccacgacatgatgcaccaggaaattgaggtgtatgtggatgatgcgATTATTAAGTCCAGAATGCAGGAAGACCATATGAAGGATTTGAGAAAGTTCTTTGAGCGCCTGCGCAAGtatgatttgaaattgaatccagcTAAATGTGCATTcagggttccatctgggaaacttttggggtttatagtcagtcggagggGTATTGAGTTGGATCCAACAAAGATAAAATCTATCTGA